ACAGCTTACGAGTGTCCTGAATGTCGCTGATAATTCGGGAGCAAGAAAGTTATTCTGCATTCAGGTTATGGGCGGAAGCAAACGGCGTTACGGGACGATCGGCGATGTCATTGTCGCGTCAGTCCGTGAAGCCATTCCGAACAGCAACATAGCGAAAGGAAGCGTAGTTAAGGCCGTAATCGTTCGGACAAAGAAAGAAGTCCGGCGCAGAGATGGGACTTACGTGCGCTTTGACGACAATGCAGCAGTATTGATTGACGCTAACGGCGAACCCCGCGGGACTCGTATCTTCGGGCCTGTCGGTCGTGAACTGAGAGCGAAAAAGTACATGCGTATATTGTCCCTCGCTCCTGAAGTAGTATAGGGAGACTCAGAAAATGACAGTAAGACTGAAGAAGAATGACCGTGTGAAAGTTATCACCGGCAAGGACAAGGGGAAAGAAGGCAAAATCATACGCAGGATTCCCGAAAGAGATCTTGTAGTTGTCGAGGGCGTAAATATGGTGTCGCGCCATGTCAGACCCAGCCAGAACAACCCGCAGTCCGGCATCATCAAGCAGGAAGCTCCGATTTATGCCAGCAAAGTTATGCTTGTCTGCCCTCAGTGCGGAAAAGCAACAAGAGTCGGAGCGTCATTCCTTGAGAACGGCAAGAAAGTCCGCGTCTGCAAAAAGTGCGGAGAAATTATCGATCGCGGAGGACTTTAAGCCATGACACCGAGAATGCTTGAGAAGTACAAGAATGAAGTCGCGCCCGCAATGCTCCGTGAATTTGGGTACAAGAACGTTATGCAGATGCCCAAAATCGAGAAAGTTGTCGTGAATATCGGAGTCGGCGATGCAAAGCTCGACATCAAATTCATGGACGCGGCAATAGCGGAACTCAGAGCGATAACAGGTCAGCAGCCCTTGCTGAAACGCGCAAAGAAATCAATCGCAGGATTCAAAGTGCGTCAGAATATGCCGGTTGCCTGCTGTGTAACTCTCAGGGGCGCAAAGATGTGGGAATTTCTCGACAGGCTTATATCGTTAGCACTGCCGAGCATCAAAGACTTTCAGGGAATTTCACGCAAAGGATTCGACGGGCGCGGAAATTTCAACTTGGGATTACGCGAACAGTTAATCTTCCCTGAGATAAGCTATGACAAAGTAATACGTTCACGCGGTATGAATGTCTCAATTGTAACGACAGCAAAGACGGATGAAGAAGCATTTGCGCTGTTAAAGGGACTCGGAATGCCGTTCAGGACAGGAAATCAGGGGGCATAAATAACAAAATGGCAAGAAAAGCATTAAAGTTGAAGGCAAAGCTCCCCCCGAAATTCAGCACAAGACAGCACAACCGCTGCCCGTTATGCGGAAGGATTCACGGCTATATCCGTATGTTCGACATGTGCCGCTGCTGCTTCAGGAAGATGGCTCGCGAGGGACTGTTCCCCGGAGTCGTCAAATCAAGCTGGTAAAGGGGGCGGGTTGAAATTGTACGTTAATGACCCGGTTGCAGACATGCTTACGAGGATTCGCAACGCAAATTTGACCTATGCCGAAAGCGTTGACGTTCCTTCAAGCAAAATGAAGTTAGCATTAGCCAGAATCTTAAAGGACGAGGGCTATATCAGGAATTTCAGAATGATTACTGACCCCGCAAAACCGTACGCAGAGATAAGAATCTACCTGTCATACGGCAGCAGCAAGGAGAGAGTCATTCAGGGACTCCGCAGAATCAGCAAGCCCGGAAGAAGAATCTATGTAGGCCGCGACAAGATACCCGTCGTAATGGGCGGACTCGGCCTCGCGATTCTCTCAACGTCAAAAGGACTCAAGACCAGCACGGAGGCCGGAAAATTAGGTCTCGGCGGGGAAGTCCTCTGCTATGTCTGGTAAGGAGGATAAATCATGTCTCGTATCGGACGCAAGGCAGTAGAAATCGCAAAAGGCGCAAGCGTTGAAGTCAAAGGCACTGACATTGTAGTGAAAGGCCCGAAAGGCGAGCTTCACGCGCAGTTGATGCCCGGAATCGCTGTTGATGTTGACGGCGGACTCGTGAAGGTCTCGCGCTCAAACGAGGAGAAGCAGACGAGAGCCTGGCACGGAATGACACGCGCATTAATCGCGAACATGGTTACGGGCGTTACGGCTGGTTTCTCAAAGACAATGGAGATCGTTGGGGTAGGCTGGAGAGCCGCGCTTCAGGGCAAAAAGTTAGTGCTTAATCTCGGATATTCACACCCGATAGAGTTCACGCCCCCTGAAGGAATCGAAATCGTAGTAGAAAATCCCATCAAGTTCCATGTGAAGGGAATCGACAAGGAATTAGTTGGCCAGACATGCGCCCTGATAAAGAAATTCAGACCGCCGGAGCCTTATCACGGAAAGGGAATCAAGTTCGAGAATGAATATATCCTCCGCAAGGCCGGCAAGACTGGGGCGAAATAAATCATCATGAAGAAGAGAAGCAGAAATGACATGCGCGTATTAAGGCATGAGAGATTACGCAGGACGCTCGCAGGCACAGCAGAAAAGCCGCGCCTTTGCGTTTTCAGAAGCCTCAAGAATATTTACGTTCAGGTTATCGATGACGACAAAGGACACACGCTCGTATCAGCGTCAACCCTCGACAAGTCATTACAGCCCGAACTCAAAGGACACTGCAACGTTGAAGCCGCAAAAGTTATCGGCAAAGCAATCGCCGAGCGCGCAAAGGCAAAAGGTATCAGCAATGTTGTGTTCGACAGGGGCGGACATGCCTATATCGGTAAAGTTATGGCGGTGGCTGAGGCTGCCAGAGAAGGAGGGCTTGTATTCTGATGCCCAGAAGAAATGAGACAGAGGCAGCAGAGCTTCAGGAACGTGTAGTAGCGATTAACCGCGTCAGCAAAGTCGTAAAGGGCGGAAAAAGATTCCGTTTCGCGGTTCTCGTAGTTGTCGGGGACGGCTCATCGCAGGTCGGCACAGGAATCGGAAAAGCTAAGGAGATCGCCGAGGCTGTCCGCAAAGGAATCGAGAAGGCCAAAAAGAATATGGTCTCCGTAAAACACGCGGGAAATACGATTCCTCATCCCGTTGTCGGCGAGTTCGGAGCGGCAAGAGTTCTCCTCAAGCCATGCCCTGAAGGTACGGGAGTCATTGCGGGCGGAGTCGTCCGGGCGATTATGGAGCTTGGCGGAGTGAAGGACGTTGTTACGAAAGTTACGGGAAGAACGTCAAACGCAATCAACGTAGCACACGCAACACTTGAGGCCATAAGGATAACACGCACAGAGTCCGAGATAATGAAGCTCAGAGGGCTTGCAGGGGATGACAGCGCAGAAGCGGAAGGTGATTCACATGGCGAAAATTAAGGCTAAGTGGGTCAAAAGCGCAATAGGATTCCCCGAAAGGCAGAAGCGCACAATAAAGGCTCTCGGATTCCGCAAGCTGAACTCAGAAGTAGAGCATGACGACACGCCGCAGATTCGCGGAATGATTGAACACGTGCGCCACCTCGTGAAATGGGAGGTTGTCGAATGATAACGTTACAGGATTTGCACCCCGCTAAAGGTTCAACCCATAGGGCCAAGAGACTCGGTCAGGGTATCGGGAGCGGAACGGGCAAAACTTCCGGAAAAGGCAACAAGGGCGACAAGGCCAGGACAGGCGGCGGAGTTAAGCCGGGCTTCGAGGGAGGACAGATGCCCATCACAAGAAGGACTCCCAAGCGCGGATTCAACAACGCAAGATTCGCGAAAGTCTTTCAGGTAGTCAACCTTGACGCATTAGAGAAAAAATTTGACGCGGGCGCAGAAGTTGACGCTGAAGCAATGTACGCCGCGAGGATTATCCGCAAGAAGGGAATCCCCGTGAAGGTTCTTGCTGACGGTGAATTAACGAAAGCCCTCAAGATTAAGGCCGGAGCATTCAGCGCGGGTGCTTTGAAGAAAATAGAGTCAGCCGGCGGGACTCATGAGGTAGTCTAATGTTCGGGTCATTGGGTGATATTTTCAGGCTGCCGGATCTGAAGCGCAGAATATTCTTCACCCTCTTCATTCTGTTCATTTTCAGGCTCGGCGCATACATCCCAAGCCCCGGCGTTGACCGTGCCGCGCTCGCAAGCCTCTTCAGCACAGGCGGGGGAGTTATGGACTTCCTCAACCTGTTTTCGGGGGGAGCTTTGAGCCGTTTCGGTATATTCTCGCTCGGTGTCGCTCCGTATATCAACTCAAGCATCGTAATGCAGCTCCTTGTTGTAATTTTCCCGTACTTAGAGAAATTGCAGAAGGACTCGACTGACGGCCACAAGAAGATTACGCAGTGGACTCGCTACGGTGCTGTAGTTTTCGCGGTCGTTCAGGCTATCGGAATGACAGCATGGTTAGGGAGTCTCGGAATTATGCAGGGAGGATTCCTCGATTGGCTGCTAGTCATCATCACGCTTGTTGCGGGATCGGTTGCGGTTATGTGGCTCGGCGAGGAGCTGACAGATCACGGAATCGGCAACGGAATATCACTGCTCATTTTCGCGGGTATCGTCGCAAGAATCCCGGAGGCTATCCTTCAGACGTGGAATATGGTCAGACTCGGTTCGATGAGCGTTATCGGTCTCCTTGTCGGAATCGTGTTGATGGTTATCGTTGTCGCGGGCTGTATCTTGCTGCAGGAAGGACAGCGGAGACTCCCCGTTCAGTACGCAAAAAGAGTCGTGGGTAACAAGATTTACGGCGGTCAGAGTACATTTATCCCGCTGAAAGTGAATCAGTCAGGAGTTATCCCGATAATTTTCGCAAGCTCATTGCTGATTTTCCCCTATACGATCGCAAATTATTTCAGTGAGAGCGCGACAGGAAGATTCATCAGCGCATTGTTCACGCCCAACAGCTTTTTCTATATTCTGTGCTATGTGGCTCTGATTATTTTCTTCTCGTACTTCTACACGGCGGTTGTCTTCAATCCAACAGACATCGCAAACAACATGAAGAAATACGGCGGATTCATTCTCGGCATTCGTCCGGGTCAGCCGACTTCAGACTACATCACGCGGGTTATGGAGCGTATCACTCTCGGCGGTGCTGTCTTCCTCGCGGTAATCGCCTTAATCCCTAACGTAATGTCGTCAGTACTCAACATCAACAGCTTCTACTTCGGAGGAACGGCGGTGTTAATCGTTGTGGGCGTTGCGATGGACACGGTGAATCAGATTGAGGCTCAATTGCTCATGCGGCATTATGACGGAATACTCAAGAAATCCGGCGGCGGCCGCAAAGGCTTTCTGAGGGGTTAATCATGAGGCTTGTATTGTTAGGCGCGCCTGGGGCCGGAAAGGGTACTCAGGCCGTTTTCCTCAAAGAACGCCACAACTTAGCGCACATCTCAACGGGTGATATTTTCCGTCAGAATCTCAAAGACAATACGCCGCTCGGACTTGAGGCCAAGAAGTTTATGGACGCAGGGCAGCTAGTCCCGGACGAAATCGTCATGAAGATGGTAGGCGGGAAGCTCGCGGAGTTCAAGCCCGGCGAAGGATTCATGCTTGACGGATTCCCCCGCACAGTGGCTCAGGCAGAATTTCTCGAAACTCAGACGAAACTTGACGGCGTAATCATGTTCAAAGTTTCTGATGAGGCAATCGTGAAGAGACTCACAAGCCGTGCAGTGTGCAAAGAATGCGGGAACGTTACGAACATTCACGAACATGACAAATGCCCGGCCTGCGGTGGCGAGCTTTACAGGCGCGATGATGACAACGAGGCAACAATCCGCGAACGCCTGAGAGTTTACCATGAACAGACAGAAGCACTTGTAGAGTTTTACAGGGCGCGGGGTCTGCTGATTGAGATTGATGCTACGGGAATGCCTGAGGAAGTTTTTGCGCGGGTTGTCGAGACGCTCGAACATGATTAAGCTGAAGACTCCCGAAGAATTAAAGCTCATGAGAATCGCCGGGCGCGTTACGGCAGAAGTGCTTGAAATCATGCGCGGTGCTGTGCGTCCGGGAATCTCAACGGGCGAGCTTGACCAGTTAGCCGAGGAGCATATACGCAGGAACAACGGCATTCCGGCATTCAAGAATTACCGCCCAATGTCGAGCATGACTCCTTTTCCCGGAACTATTTGCGCGTCAATCAATGAAGAAGTCGTGCATGGCATTCCGAGCTTCCGAAGAATACTTCAGGAAGGCGACATCATAAGCGTGGACGTTGGCGCGTATGTGAACGGTTACTGCGGGGACGCGGCCTGCACATTTCCAGTAGGCGAAATAAGCCCGGAGCGCAGGAAACTTCTTGAGGTTACGGAGGAGTCATTGAAGAGGGCTATTGCTCAGGCAGTGCCGGGAAATACCCTAGGCGACATTGGCAACGCAGTAGAAAGTTACCTTAAACCGTTAGGCTATGGGATCGTCCGCGATTACACAGGACACGGAATCGGCCAGAAAATGCACGAGGCACCGCAGATCCCGAATTACGGCCGGGCGGGGCAGGGTATGACGCTCAAAGCTGGCATGACTATAGCGATTGAGCCTATGATTATGTCCGGGCGCGAGAAAGTGAAAACAGGCTCCAACGGCTGGACAGTTTCAACAGTCGACGGGTCTGACGCAGCGCATTTTGAACGCTCGATAGCTGTTCTTGACGACGGGCCGGAGATTTTGACACCGTGGCAGAGTTTTCTGTAGGGCAGATCGTTATCTCACGGCGCGGAAAAGATACGGGGCTTGAGTATGTAGTCGCAGGATTCGAATCTGACGGAAGAATTAAGCTGATACGGCCGGAAAGATTCAACGTCAGCAATCCCAAGAGAAAGAATCCCAAGCACCTTCAAGGCACGTCAAGAATCGCAGAGAATTTAGCAGAAAAGATAAAGGCAGGTAACAACATTAATGCGGGATATTTTCACAGGAGCGTAACGGATGGCGAATAACTCCGGCAAAGAGGACGTAATCGAGGTAAAAGGCGTAATCACAGAGCCATTGCCCAACGCAATGTTCAGAGTTGAGCTTGAAAACGGGCATAAGGTTCTGGCGCATGTCAGCGGAAAAATGAGAATGCACTTCATCAGGATACTTCCGGGTGATAAGGTGCTTGTTGAAATTTCCCCCTACGATTTGACAAGGGGCAGAATAATTTATCGGTACAAATAATCCAAAAGGTGATAGACAAATGAAAGTAGGGCCTTCAGTAAAGCCTATCTGCGAATTTTGCAGGGTAATCCGCCGCCACGGGGTCGTCCGCGTAATCTGCTCACGGAATCCCAGGCACAAACAGCGTCAGGGCGTAAGGAGGTAACAGCATGGCACGTATAGCAGGCGTTGACCTTCCGAGGGACAAAAGAGTCGAAATCGGGCTGACATACATTTTCGGGATCGGCCTCAAGACATCGCAGAAGATTCTTGCCTCAACAGGCGTGAATCCCGACATCAGGGTTAAGGATCTCAGCGAGGAAGACACGCAGAAATTACGCCGCGAGATTGAAGACAATCACAAGGTTGAAGGCGATCTCAGGCGCGAGGTGTCAATGAACATCAAGAGGCTCATCGATATTGGGTGCTACAGGGGTCAGCGGCACAAGCTCGGACTCCCCGTAAGAGGCCAGCGCACAAAGACCAACGCAAGAACACGCAAGGGCCCGCGCAGGACAGTAGCCAACAAGAAGATGGCCACAAAGTAAACAGGAGGTAATTACAAAGTGCCGAAAAAATCAGCTCAGGCCAGAAAAGGCAAGAGACGCGAAAAGAAGAATATCAATTACGGAGTCGCGCACATCTATTCGACATTCAACAACACAATTATGTGCATAAGCGACAAGGCCGGGAACATAATCACATGGGCTTCAGGCGGCAACGTAGGCTTCAAGGGCGCGAGGAAGTCAACACCTTTCGCCGCTCAGATGGCAGCCGGGCAGGTCGCAAAGGGAGCGCAGGATCAGGGAGTTACGGAAATTGACGTTGTAGTCAAAGGGCCGTGGCCGGGACGTGAGAGCGCAATACGTGCATTACAGAGCGCGGGACTTCAGGTCAACGTCATCAAGGACGCTACGCCCATTCCGCACAACGGGTGCAGGCCGCCCAAGAGAAGGCGCGTCTAAATTTCCAGCAAGGAGCGTTAAATTTGGAGAGTACCAAGTTTAAAGTCTATATCGAGGAAAAATCACAGGATTACGGGAGGATATATATTGAGCCTCTCGAACGCGGTTACGGTGATACCCTCGGAAACGCACTGCGGAGGCTTCTCCTGTCGTCCATAAGGGGAGCCGCCGTTACTGCTGTCAGGATTGACGGAATTTTGCACGAGTTCAGCACAATAAAGGGAGTCCGCGAGGACGTAATAGAGATTCTCATGAACCTCAAGCACATTCCCATAAAGGCACGGAACACAAAAGACGGCGCAATTCCTGAAGGCTACAAGATTATCACGCTAGACTCGGACGACCTTCCCAAAGACTTTTTCACGAGGGAGGAGAATCCCGGAGTCATAACCGCAAAAGATATGCCGTGGGATAACGATTTCGAGTTTTTCGGGGACGGAATACTCTGCACACTTGAGCCGAAATCGCATATACTCATGGAAATTTACGTTGAGCAGGGAGTCGGCTACCTTTCGGCGGAGCGTGAGAGACCCGCGAATCCTCCGCTGCCCGTTGACGCAATGCTGGCTGACGCTATATTCTCGCCCGTCAAGCGCGTGAACTACACCATTCAGCCCGCAAGAGTCGGACAGAGCATAGACTACGAGAGACTCATTATTGAGGTGTGGACAAACGGAGCCGTAACGCCTGAAGAAGCCGTGAAAGAAGCCGCAAGGATCGCGGAAAACTGCTTCGGGCATATCGCTAACACAGTAGAGTCAGCACCGCAGGCCGAAATTCCGAAATATGAAGCTGTCATTGACGACACGCCCAAAACGGAAGAGCCTCCCGCAAGCAATACAGAGACAGAGGACACGGAGCATTACTCGCACCCTATCCACGAGCTTGAATTGTCGATAAGGAGCGAAAATTGTCTCCTGCGCGGAGGGATTCAGACTGTCGGAGAATTATTGCAGAGGTCAAAAGAAGAGCTGCTGAAGATTCGCAACCTCGGCAAAATCTCCCTCAAAGAAATTGAAGAAAGACTTACCGCGCTCGGCTACAAGCTCAAACCGTCAGCAGAACCGCAAGAGGCACAGCCCGGAAATCAGGCGGACGAACCTGCTGACAGCAAGCCGGAGTCAGAGCCGGAAGAGTCAGAGCCAGAGTCAGAAACAAAAGAATAACAAGGAGGTGCGAACACGAATTGAGACATCATGTTGACCACAGGACATTAGGACGCTACGGAAGCCACAGAAGGCTCATGCTCGGAAACATGGCCGCAAGTCTCTTCCTCAACGGCAGCATTACCACAACCGTAACACGCGCAAAGGAACTCCGCAGGGTCGCCGAAAAGCTCATCACACGCGCAAGAGGCGGGAGCGTTCATGACATCCGCGTAGTGTTCTCGAAAATGCCTCACAAGGCAGCGGCAACGAAATTATTTCAGGAGATAGCCCCTAAGTATAAGAGCTTCGACAAGGGCGGCTACACAAGAATCGTAAAGCTCGGCGCGAGAAAAGGCGACGGCTCACCAATGGCAGTGATTGAACTTGTTGACAGAGAAGAGCAGAAATAATCCCCCGCTTATCGAGGCGAGGTCTGTTTCGTTCTCATATGACGCAAAAAATACGGGACGTGCATTAAACCGCGTCTCGTTTTTTGTAGACAGAGGCGAAAGAGTCGCCATTCTCGGCCACAACGGAAGCGGAAAATCAACGCTGGCAAAAATTCTCGGCGGCATTATTGACCCGTCTGAAGGGGAATGCCTCATCAACGGCAAAAACATTCACACGATGGATTTTCGTGAATTGCGGAAAACTGTCGGGCTTGTGTTTCAGGACCCCGAAAATCAGATTGTCGCGGCTATGGTTGAGGATGATACAGCGTTCGCGCCGGAAAATCAGGGGCTTCCCCCGGACGAAATTCAGCTGCGTGTTGACATGGCACTTGCTGAGGCTGACATGCTCCACAAAAAGGGCGCGGCGGTCTCGGCTTTGTCGGGCGGCGAAAAACAAAGGCTCGCCCTTGCCGGAGTCCTCGCGGCTGATGTCGAATGCCTCATACTTGACGAGCCAACTGCAATGCTTGACCCTACCGGGCGTATCAACGTCGAGAAAGTATTACGCTACCTTCACGCAGAGGGGATGACTGTCATACAGATTACACATCAGCTTGAAGCGGAAAACTTCAGCGACATTCAGCGGGTTATAGTCCTGTCTCACGGCGGAATAGTCTGGCAGGGTGATACGGTTTCTTTCTGGGATAATGCAGAAAATCTCGGTTTCAGCGTTCCCGACAGCCTGAGAATTAAACGTTACTGCGATGTTCACGGCGTAAAATTCCCGGAAGGACTCGCAGGTCTTTCACCGTCAGCAAAAAAAACAGTCTCACAAAAAACATCAGGACGGGAAAAATTCAGAATTGACGGACTCGGCTTCAGGTATGAGGCAAAATCTTACGCGCTCAGGGACATTCACGCAGAAATTTACGCGGGCGAATGGCTGTCAGTAATCGGCAGAACAGGCAGCGGAAAATCTACCCTAGTCCAGCACCTTAACGCACTGTACAAGATTCAGGAAGGCAGAATATATTTTGACGGTCAGCCATTGCCGCAAAAGGGGGAAGATGTACATACCCTCAGACAGAAAACGGGACTCGTTTTTCAGAACCCGGAAGATCAGCTATTCTCCGCGACAGTGAAAGAGGAATTAGCATTTGCGCCGAAAAACGCCGGCTTCAGGGGTGAAGAGCTTGACGCGGCTGTGATTTACGGACTCGAATGCGCCGGACTCAGCCGGGACTTTCTCACGCGGAGACCCATTGCGCTCTCAGGCGGTGAACGGAGACTCGTTGCGATTGCGTCCGTGTTGTCGGCAAAGCCTGAAGCTGTCGTGCTTGATGAGCCTTTAGCCGGACTCGACGCTTCATATCAGGCAAAAATTCTCGGAATGCTCGCAAGGCTCCGGGACGAGGGAAAGACTATCATCACAGTTACCCACGATTTGAACATGGCACTTCACTACAGCGACAGGATATTGATTCTCAGGGACTCGCGAATGATTCAGGAGGGAAGGCCGCATGAAGTCATCCCCGAAATCATGAATACTCTTGAGCCGGAAGCATGGCCGGAAGTCCTCAGAATATCAGCAGAAATACACAGCATCAACCCAAATTTCCCACTAATATATGACTACGAGGAGTTTATACGATGTATCTCTCAAATATGAACCTAGGCCAGTACATTCCGACAGGCTCATTCATTCACAGGCTTGATCCCAGGGCTAAATTGTTCTCGTTCATACTCATAATATCAGCCGTATTCCCGTCAAAAACCGTAACAGGAGTCATCATATGGCTTGCGGCTCTTGCTGTTACTGTGGCGGTGTCAAAAATTCCGTGGCGGTCAGTCTTTCAGTCAGCAAAACCCGTGATGTTTCTTGCGGTGTTCACGTTCGTGTTCAACTTAGGCGCGGAATATTTCAGATCCCGCAATATCGCCGGGGCATTAGGGAGCGCGTTTTTCATGGTGTCAAGACTCGTTATCCTGATGATGTTCGCGGTAATGCTGCCTCTGACGACTTCACCGCTTGAGCTTGCTGACGGGCTGAATGAATTATTGAGTCCGCTTGAGAGATTCCATTTTCCCGCGAACGAATGCGCGATAATGATAGCGATGGCGTTACGTTTCATACCGCTGTTAATGCAGGAGACCGACAAAATCATACGGGCGCAGTTATCACGGGGGGCGAGATTGGATCAGGGAAATATATTTCAGAGGGCAAAAGCATTTTTCCCCGTATTGATACCGCTGATAATAATAATATTCCGCCGGGCTGATGATATTGCTGTCGCTATGGACGCCCTCGGCTATGACGGCGGAAAAGGACGCACAAGAAGACGACCGTTAGTGTGGAAGATGTCCGACACTCTGACGGTTGCGGCTTGGGTTGCGGGAGTCGGGGCATTTTTTGCGCTGGGACTGTGATATGAATTACGCGGTGAAAGTCTCGTACATAGGGCTAAAATATTCGGGATGGCAGATTCAGCCGGACGCACTCAGCATTCAGGAGGCAATAGAGTCGGCACTGGCCCGAATCGCGGGAGTCCCCGTCAGAATCACAGGTGCAGGAAGGACAGACAGAGGAGTCAATGCCTGCGGGCAGGTCGCTTCCTTCAGCATGAACAAGAATATTCCGCCGGAAAAATTAAGGCTCGCAATAAATTTCTACCTTCCCGATGATATACGCATAATGAAGGCTTATTATGTCCCTGAAGGATTTAATGCGAGGTACTCGGCAATATCAAGAGAGTATAAATATTTCGTGTATCATGGCCGTGTATGTCCGCCTGTAATGAATAATTTTGTGTGGCACAGGAAGAGCGGACTTGCGTGGGATATGAGTCTTGCGCGGGAGGCTTGCAGAATGATTCAGGGGCGGCATAATTTCAGGGCGTTCTGCCGGGCGGGTGAATGCCCTGATGACCCGTTCAGGACGATTGACACACTACGAATCAGGACGCGGGGGAATCTCTCAATCATCAGCGTGAAGGCTCAATCATTCCTCACGAACATGGTGCGGATAATCGCCGGGAATATTGATACAGTTGCGACAGGAAAGAAGAGTCTTGCGTGGCTTGAGGGATTATTGTCCGGGAGTGAGAGAACAGAGTCGGCCATGACCGTCCCGGCCTGCGGTCTGTGGTTCTGGCGGGTGAATTACGACTCAAATCTCAGGGTCGCCGACATTCCGTCATAACCGCATACAGTCTCCGGGAAAATCGCTTTTGCGTTCGGCAGGAACATGGCCGGATTCGTTACGGACTGGGAATAATGAGTCAGCCACAATTTTTTGACACCTGCAATTTTCGCGCACTCCGCCGCCTGCGAGAATGTCATATGCCCGCGGGCAGTCGCAATTTCCGCGTGTGAGTCATCGCCGTATGTCGAGTCGCAGATTAACAGGTCAGCACCCTTTGAGGCGTTAATCAGGCTTCCGCAAATGGCCGTGTCTCCCGTGAATATCACCTTGAGGCCGCGCCGTTTTTCCCCTAAAACTTGAGACGGCTGAATCTCTCTTCCGTCAGCAAAAACCGTGTTACCCTTCTGCAATTCGCGCCATAATTTTACCGGGACTCCTAGCTCCTGAGCTTTAACGGGGTCAAACTTCCCCGCCCGCCCAAGCGTGAATGAATACCCCTGAGCCACACAGCGATGTTTCACCGGGAATGACGACAATACAGCCTCATACGGCCATCCCGGAATGACCTCGCACAGCCTCACACCGTCAGCAGGAATCATCATCATCACGACATCATACGGAAGCCATCCCGTTAATGTCATCATCGCCGGAACAACGTCCGCAAGTCCCTCCGGCCCGGCAATGTATACAGGCTCAGTCCGCCCCGCGCTGTACATCGTCTGCAAAAGTCCCGGAAGCCCGAAAATATGATCCCCGTGATAGTGAGTCAGGGCGATAATGTCCGTCTTCATGAGGCTGACTCCCGCCTT
This is a stretch of genomic DNA from Synergistaceae bacterium. It encodes these proteins:
- a CDS encoding adenylate kinase: MRLVLLGAPGAGKGTQAVFLKERHNLAHISTGDIFRQNLKDNTPLGLEAKKFMDAGQLVPDEIVMKMVGGKLAEFKPGEGFMLDGFPRTVAQAEFLETQTKLDGVIMFKVSDEAIVKRLTSRAVCKECGNVTNIHEHDKCPACGGELYRRDDDNEATIRERLRVYHEQTEALVEFYRARGLLIEIDATGMPEEVFARVVETLEHD
- the map gene encoding type I methionyl aminopeptidase; this encodes MIKLKTPEELKLMRIAGRVTAEVLEIMRGAVRPGISTGELDQLAEEHIRRNNGIPAFKNYRPMSSMTPFPGTICASINEEVVHGIPSFRRILQEGDIISVDVGAYVNGYCGDAACTFPVGEISPERRKLLEVTEESLKRAIAQAVPGNTLGDIGNAVESYLKPLGYGIVRDYTGHGIGQKMHEAPQIPNYGRAGQGMTLKAGMTIAIEPMIMSGREKVKTGSNGWTVSTVDGSDAAHFERSIAVLDDGPEILTPWQSFL
- a CDS encoding KOW domain-containing protein; the encoded protein is MAEFSVGQIVISRRGKDTGLEYVVAGFESDGRIKLIRPERFNVSNPKRKNPKHLQGTSRIAENLAEKIKAGNNINAGYFHRSVTDGE
- the infA gene encoding translation initiation factor IF-1 — its product is MANNSGKEDVIEVKGVITEPLPNAMFRVELENGHKVLAHVSGKMRMHFIRILPGDKVLVEISPYDLTRGRIIYRYK
- the rpmJ gene encoding 50S ribosomal protein L36; the protein is MKVGPSVKPICEFCRVIRRHGVVRVICSRNPRHKQRQGVRR
- the rpsM gene encoding 30S ribosomal protein S13; the protein is MARIAGVDLPRDKRVEIGLTYIFGIGLKTSQKILASTGVNPDIRVKDLSEEDTQKLRREIEDNHKVEGDLRREVSMNIKRLIDIGCYRGQRHKLGLPVRGQRTKTNARTRKGPRRTVANKKMATK
- the rpsK gene encoding 30S ribosomal protein S11, whose product is MPKKSAQARKGKRREKKNINYGVAHIYSTFNNTIMCISDKAGNIITWASGGNVGFKGARKSTPFAAQMAAGQVAKGAQDQGVTEIDVVVKGPWPGRESAIRALQSAGLQVNVIKDATPIPHNGCRPPKRRRV
- a CDS encoding DNA-directed RNA polymerase subunit alpha, encoding MESTKFKVYIEEKSQDYGRIYIEPLERGYGDTLGNALRRLLLSSIRGAAVTAVRIDGILHEFSTIKGVREDVIEILMNLKHIPIKARNTKDGAIPEGYKIITLDSDDLPKDFFTREENPGVITAKDMPWDNDFEFFGDGILCTLEPKSHILMEIYVEQGVGYLSAERERPANPPLPVDAMLADAIFSPVKRVNYTIQPARVGQSIDYERLIIEVWTNGAVTPEEAVKEAARIAENCFGHIANTVESAPQAEIPKYEAVIDDTPKTEEPPASNTETEDTEHYSHPIHELELSIRSENCLLRGGIQTVGELLQRSKEELLKIRNLGKISLKEIEERLTALGYKLKPSAEPQEAQPGNQADEPADSKPESEPEESEPESETKE
- the rplQ gene encoding 50S ribosomal protein L17 encodes the protein MRHHVDHRTLGRYGSHRRLMLGNMAASLFLNGSITTTVTRAKELRRVAEKLITRARGGSVHDIRVVFSKMPHKAAATKLFQEIAPKYKSFDKGGYTRIVKLGARKGDGSPMAVIELVDREEQK
- a CDS encoding ATP-binding cassette domain-containing protein, encoding MLTEKSRNNPPLIEARSVSFSYDAKNTGRALNRVSFFVDRGERVAILGHNGSGKSTLAKILGGIIDPSEGECLINGKNIHTMDFRELRKTVGLVFQDPENQIVAAMVEDDTAFAPENQGLPPDEIQLRVDMALAEADMLHKKGAAVSALSGGEKQRLALAGVLAADVECLILDEPTAMLDPTGRINVEKVLRYLHAEGMTVIQITHQLEAENFSDIQRVIVLSHGGIVWQGDTVSFWDNAENLGFSVPDSLRIKRYCDVHGVKFPEGLAGLSPSAKKTVSQKTSGREKFRIDGLGFRYEAKSYALRDIHAEIYAGEWLSVIGRTGSGKSTLVQHLNALYKIQEGRIYFDGQPLPQKGEDVHTLRQKTGLVFQNPEDQLFSATVKEELAFAPKNAGFRGEELDAAVIYGLECAGLSRDFLTRRPIALSGGERRLVAIASVLSAKPEAVVLDEPLAGLDASYQAKILGMLARLRDEGKTIITVTHDLNMALHYSDRILILRDSRMIQEGRPHEVIPEIMNTLEPEAWPEVLRISAEIHSINPNFPLIYDYEEFIRCISQI